Proteins encoded in a region of the Buchnera aphidicola (Thelaxes suberi) genome:
- the argF gene encoding ornithine carbamoyltransferase has protein sequence MQSLYKRHCLTISNFTISEIEKIIKFSQYLKNHKALKKEKKYLKNNNIAFIFEKASTRTKCAATVACFDQGASITYIDPDRTHFKYKESIKDTTLFLSKIYDGILYRGGTQKDLNIIAKNSSVPVWNALTDESHPTQIFADILTMQEHSNNTPWNQIRCVYIGDINNNICTSLIEASNIIGFNLILIAPKKLWKKYNTNKNNQQILEKCINRKITYTDNIEIGIKNADFIYTDVWVSINEPEKLWDKRINLLKNYQVNKKLLDMSNNNSVKIMHCLPAFHDNKTYIGNKIMQQHNLNNGIEITDDVFFSKHSIIFEQAENKLHTLKALITSSLKKIKFIKNNLFILE, from the coding sequence ATGCAATCACTATATAAACGTCATTGTTTAACGATATCTAATTTTACTATATCAGAAATTGAAAAAATAATTAAATTTTCTCAATATTTAAAAAATCATAAAGCATTAAAAAAAGAAAAAAAATATTTAAAAAATAATAATATAGCTTTTATTTTTGAAAAAGCATCGACTCGTACTAAATGCGCAGCGACTGTTGCATGTTTTGATCAAGGAGCAAGTATTACTTATATAGACCCTGATCGTACTCATTTTAAATACAAAGAATCTATAAAAGATACAACACTATTTTTAAGTAAAATTTATGATGGAATTCTATATAGAGGAGGAACTCAAAAAGATTTAAATATAATAGCAAAAAATTCCTCAGTACCTGTTTGGAATGCTTTAACAGATGAATCACATCCCACTCAAATATTTGCAGACATACTGACAATGCAAGAACATAGTAATAATACACCGTGGAATCAAATACGATGTGTTTATATTGGCGACATTAACAATAATATTTGTACTTCTTTAATAGAAGCATCAAATATTATTGGTTTTAATCTAATATTAATTGCACCAAAAAAGTTATGGAAGAAATACAATACTAATAAAAATAACCAACAAATATTAGAAAAATGTATTAATAGAAAAATTACATATACCGATAATATAGAAATTGGAATTAAAAATGCTGACTTCATATATACAGATGTATGGGTTTCAATAAATGAACCAGAAAAATTATGGGATAAACGTATTAATTTATTAAAAAATTATCAAGTTAACAAAAAATTACTGGATATGTCTAATAATAATAGTGTCAAAATCATGCATTGTTTACCAGCTTTTCATGATAATAAAACTTATATAGGCAATAAAATAATGCAGCAACATAATTTAAACAATGGAATAGAAATTACTGATGATGTTTTTTTTTCAAAACATAGTATTATATTTGAACAAGCCGAAAATAAATTACATACATTAAAAGCATTAATAACAAGCTCTTTAAAAAAAATAAAATTTATTAAAAATAATTTATTTATTTTAGAATAA
- a CDS encoding Rid family detoxifying hydrolase: MSIKIIHTKKSPHPIGPYNQGIQINNILFISGQIPIDTKNNTIPDDIAHQTKIVLLNIESILHKANFYVKNIVKTTIFLTNIQNIQQVNNIYTSFFEKHNSNFPARSCVEVSKLPKNVEIEIEAIAIK, translated from the coding sequence ATGTCTATAAAAATCATACACACTAAAAAATCACCACATCCAATTGGACCTTATAATCAAGGAATACAAATTAATAATATTCTTTTTATATCTGGTCAAATACCAATTGATACAAAAAATAATACTATACCTGATGATATAGCTCATCAGACTAAAATAGTTTTATTAAATATTGAATCAATATTACATAAAGCTAATTTTTACGTTAAAAATATTGTTAAAACAACAATATTTTTAACAAATATTCAAAATATACAGCAAGTTAATAATATCTACACATCTTTTTTTGAAAAGCATAATAGTAATTTTCCTGCAAGATCTTGTGTTGAAGTGAGTAAATTACCAAAAAATGTAGAAATAGAAATTGAAGCAATAGCTATAAAATAA
- a CDS encoding DEAD/DEAH box helicase — protein sequence MTRIENTTFLQFGLTDHIIQALNDLNYVEPSPIQKACIPLLLKGNDVLGMAQTGSGKTAAFSLPLLQNIKIELKQPQILVLAPTRELAVQVAESFSLFAKYMLGIHVLALYGGQRYELQLKALKQGPQIVVGTPGRLLDHLKRTTLNLSYLRSLVLDEADEMLRMGFIEDVETIMREIPKNHQTALFSATMPDAIRRITRRFMKFPKEIRIQTNIQNCPDIKQSFWIVYGRKTDALIRFLEAEDFSATIIFVRTKNATLEVSEALEKNGYNSAALNGDMNQSLREQTLDRLKNGKLDILIATDVAARGLDVDRISLVINYDIPMDAESYVHRIGRTGRAGRTGRALLFVENRERRLLKNIERIIKSKIQEVELPNSDLLTKRRLKKFSEKVKIHLNSIDLDKYKSLLPKIYPIEEEMNLLNLSAALLRIAQGERPLIIAPDIKRKIYRDSYLKDKFHSSDQKKFRHTRRDKKFLESIDLYKIEVGRDDGIEVRHIVGAIANEANIPSRKIGNIKLFSSYSTIELPKGISKTLLLSCKRTRIFNKPINIKLLQDYRSSIRNRNTYITRRSNIRRNSDNKNTVRKKNI from the coding sequence ATGACTCGTATTGAAAACACTACTTTTTTACAATTTGGTTTAACTGATCACATTATCCAAGCTTTAAATGATTTAAATTACGTTGAACCGTCTCCTATACAAAAAGCATGCATTCCTTTATTATTAAAAGGTAATGATGTTTTGGGAATGGCTCAAACAGGTAGCGGTAAAACAGCTGCTTTTTCATTGCCTTTATTGCAAAATATAAAAATTGAATTGAAACAACCTCAAATTTTAGTATTAGCTCCTACAAGAGAATTAGCTGTACAGGTTGCAGAATCTTTTTCTTTATTTGCAAAATATATGTTAGGAATTCATGTATTAGCTTTATATGGAGGTCAAAGATACGAATTACAATTAAAAGCTTTAAAACAAGGCCCTCAAATTGTAGTAGGAACCCCTGGACGTTTACTGGATCATTTAAAAAGAACTACATTAAATTTATCTTATTTACGTAGTTTAGTACTAGATGAAGCGGATGAAATGTTAAGAATGGGATTTATAGAAGATGTTGAAACTATTATGCGTGAAATTCCAAAAAATCACCAAACAGCTCTTTTTTCTGCTACTATGCCTGATGCCATTCGTAGAATTACACGTCGTTTTATGAAATTTCCAAAAGAAATTAGAATTCAAACAAATATACAAAATTGTCCTGATATTAAACAGAGTTTTTGGATTGTATATGGAAGAAAAACTGACGCATTAATTCGTTTTTTGGAAGCGGAAGATTTTTCTGCAACTATTATTTTTGTAAGAACAAAAAATGCTACGTTGGAAGTTTCTGAAGCATTAGAAAAAAATGGATATAATAGCGCTGCATTAAATGGAGATATGAACCAATCTTTAAGAGAACAAACTTTAGATAGATTAAAAAATGGCAAATTAGATATTTTAATTGCTACTGATGTTGCAGCTAGAGGTTTAGATGTTGATAGAATAAGTTTAGTAATTAATTATGATATACCTATGGATGCAGAATCATATGTTCATAGAATTGGAAGAACTGGACGTGCTGGAAGAACTGGACGCGCTTTGTTGTTTGTAGAAAATAGAGAACGACGTTTATTAAAAAACATAGAACGTATTATTAAATCTAAAATTCAAGAAGTTGAACTTCCTAATTCAGATTTATTAACAAAACGAAGATTAAAAAAATTTTCTGAAAAAGTAAAAATTCATCTTAATAGTATTGATTTAGATAAATATAAAAGTTTACTACCAAAAATTTATCCTATAGAAGAAGAAATGAATTTATTAAATTTATCAGCAGCATTATTAAGAATAGCTCAAGGAGAAAGGCCTTTAATTATCGCTCCTGATATAAAAAGAAAAATTTATAGAGATTCGTATTTAAAAGACAAATTTCATAGCAGTGATCAAAAAAAATTTAGACACACTCGAAGAGATAAAAAATTTTTAGAATCAATTGATTTATATAAAATTGAAGTAGGAAGAGATGATGGAATAGAAGTAAGACATATTGTAGGTGCTATAGCAAATGAAGCAAATATACCAAGTCGTAAAATAGGAAATATTAAATTATTTTCATCTTATTCTACTATAGAGCTACCTAAAGGAATTTCGAAAACATTGCTATTAAGTTGTAAACGAACTCGTATTTTTAATAAACCTATTAACATTAAATTATTGCAAGATTATCGTTCTTCTATAAGAAATAGAAATACATATATAACACGCCGGTCTAATATTAGACGTAATAGTGACAATAAAAATACTGTTCGTAAAAAAAATATTTAA
- the pnp gene encoding polyribonucleotide nucleotidyltransferase, translating into MINPIIHTFQYGLHTVTLETGMIARQATSSVMVTMNDTSVLVTVVAQKKISQDLEKNFFPLTINYQERTYAAGRIPGGFFRREGRPSENEILIGRLIDRPIRPLFPPGFLYEVQIIATVVSVNPQINPDIVAMIGVSAALSISGLPFNGPIGAARIGYINNKYILNPSVNNIKNSTLDLIVSGTKEAILMVEAEANILTESEILNAIIFGHNAQQDLIKNIHSFINKVTICAFEYQLVPQYNLILYQKIKEKYKKRILDTYEITNKKNRNIRLEEIKKDIITDFIQDENDYSIFEIENIMCIIQKNTIRNRLMQGYLRLDGREKNIVRKLDIRTGILPRTHGSSLFTRGDTQALVSVTLGTARDAQNLDELLGDRTDNFIFHYNFPPYSVGETGIVGSPKRREIGHGKLAKRSLLAVMPTINDFPYTVRIVSEITESNGSSSMASVCGASLALMDAGVPIKSSIAGIAMGLIKENNKYIILTDILGEEDHLGDMDFKVSGTDMGITALQMDIKIEGITSKIIQIALDHAKQARLHILQAMKESISSPRSAISEFAPRIYIIKINPEKIKDVIGKGGSIIRMLTEETGTIIEIEDDGTIKISSSIEEKANHAIRRIKELTAEIEIGKMYTGRITRIVDFGAFVSIGSGKEGLVHISQIAEKRVNKVTDFLKLNQIVSVKVLELDRQGRIRLSIKEAKKSS; encoded by the coding sequence TTGATAAATCCCATTATTCATACATTTCAATATGGATTACATACAGTTACTTTAGAAACAGGTATGATAGCTCGTCAAGCAACATCTTCTGTTATGGTAACTATGAACGATACTTCTGTTTTAGTCACAGTAGTCGCCCAAAAAAAAATATCTCAGGATTTAGAAAAAAATTTTTTCCCTTTAACGATAAATTATCAAGAACGAACTTATGCAGCTGGACGAATTCCTGGTGGATTTTTTAGAAGAGAAGGTCGCCCTAGTGAAAATGAAATCCTAATAGGAAGGTTGATAGATCGACCTATTCGACCATTATTCCCCCCTGGATTTTTATATGAAGTGCAAATAATAGCCACAGTTGTTTCGGTCAATCCTCAAATTAATCCTGACATTGTAGCAATGATAGGTGTATCTGCTGCATTAAGTATTTCAGGATTACCATTTAATGGGCCTATTGGAGCTGCAAGAATAGGTTATATTAACAATAAATATATCTTAAATCCTTCTGTTAATAATATAAAAAACAGTACACTTGATTTAATAGTTTCAGGCACAAAAGAAGCTATTTTAATGGTTGAAGCGGAAGCAAATATTTTAACTGAATCAGAAATTTTAAATGCTATTATTTTTGGCCATAATGCGCAACAAGATCTTATTAAAAATATACATTCATTTATTAATAAAGTAACTATATGTGCTTTTGAATATCAATTAGTTCCGCAATACAATTTGATTTTATATCAAAAAATAAAAGAAAAATATAAAAAACGTATCTTAGATACTTATGAAATAACTAATAAAAAAAATAGAAATATAAGATTAGAAGAAATAAAAAAAGATATCATTACTGACTTTATTCAAGATGAAAATGATTATAGTATTTTTGAAATAGAAAACATTATGTGCATAATTCAAAAAAATACTATCAGAAACCGACTAATGCAAGGATATTTAAGATTAGATGGAAGAGAAAAAAATATAGTACGAAAATTAGATATACGTACTGGAATTTTACCTAGAACGCATGGATCATCTCTATTTACTAGAGGGGATACGCAAGCATTGGTTTCAGTAACGCTTGGAACAGCTCGTGATGCACAAAATTTAGATGAATTACTTGGAGATCGCACTGATAACTTTATTTTTCATTATAATTTTCCTCCATATTCAGTTGGAGAAACTGGTATAGTAGGTTCTCCTAAAAGAAGAGAAATTGGTCATGGTAAATTAGCAAAAAGAAGTTTATTAGCAGTAATGCCAACTATTAATGATTTTCCTTATACTGTTCGTATTGTTTCCGAAATTACTGAATCAAATGGTTCTTCTTCTATGGCTTCTGTCTGTGGGGCATCTTTAGCATTAATGGATGCGGGAGTGCCTATTAAATCTTCTATTGCTGGAATTGCAATGGGTTTAATTAAAGAAAATAATAAATATATTATTCTTACAGATATTTTAGGAGAGGAAGATCATTTAGGAGATATGGATTTTAAGGTATCAGGAACTGATATGGGTATAACAGCTTTACAGATGGATATAAAAATAGAAGGAATAACTAGTAAAATAATTCAAATTGCCCTTGATCACGCAAAACAAGCTAGATTACATATTTTACAAGCAATGAAGGAATCCATTAGCTCCCCTAGAAGCGCTATATCTGAATTTGCACCTCGTATTTATATCATTAAAATTAATCCTGAAAAAATAAAAGATGTCATCGGAAAAGGTGGTTCTATTATAAGAATGCTGACCGAAGAAACAGGAACTATTATTGAGATAGAAGATGATGGTACTATCAAAATTTCTTCTTCTATTGAAGAAAAAGCAAATCATGCTATTAGAAGAATTAAAGAGCTTACAGCTGAAATTGAAATAGGAAAAATGTATACAGGAAGAATTACTCGTATTGTTGATTTTGGAGCTTTTGTATCCATAGGATCAGGTAAAGAAGGTTTAGTTCATATTTCACAAATTGCAGAAAAAAGAGTTAATAAAGTAACAGATTTTTTAAAATTAAATCAGATTGTTTCAGTTAAAGTTTTAGAGTTAGATCGTCAAGGAAGGATTCGATTAAGTATTAAGGAGGCTAAAAAAAGTTCATAA
- the rpsO gene encoding 30S ribosomal protein S15, which produces MILNHSETQLIINQFGKNLKDSGNSSVQIALLTSKINRLQEHFHTHKKDHSSRRGLLNMVAKRRRLLNYLKTTEPLSYTLLVKKLELRK; this is translated from the coding sequence ATGATTCTAAATCATTCTGAAACACAATTAATTATAAATCAATTTGGAAAAAATTTAAAAGATTCAGGAAATTCTTCAGTACAAATAGCTCTTTTAACTTCTAAAATTAATAGATTACAAGAGCATTTTCATACGCATAAAAAAGATCATAGTAGTCGACGTGGTCTTTTAAATATGGTTGCTAAAAGAAGAAGATTATTAAATTATTTAAAAACAACAGAACCGTTAAGTTATACATTATTAGTAAAAAAGTTAGAATTAAGAAAATAA
- the truB gene encoding tRNA pseudouridine(55) synthase TruB, producing the protein MKSFFLKRNINGIILLDKPSGFSSNAVLQIVKKMFNANKAGHTGSLDPLASGILPICLGKATKIAEYLIQSDKSYSVILKLGQKTSTLDSEGYIIKERTVTYNLLKNINMILQKFIGEVYQIPPIYSAVKYQGIPLYKYARNNITPPQKIRKIFIKEIILVNQYKNYVTLKISCSKGTYIRSLIDDIGDMLGCCAHVVFLRRISFSKYTLNHTVTLRKLEIISQQNRDNTVKKYKFLDSLLLSIDHPLSYLTEYVINISQSIIFKNGIKIKTINVKHIGIVKVINNTTKSFIGIGNIKEDGYLYPKKIIY; encoded by the coding sequence TTGAAAAGTTTTTTTTTAAAACGTAATATTAATGGCATTATATTATTAGATAAACCTTCCGGATTTTCATCTAATGCTGTTTTACAAATTGTAAAAAAAATGTTTAATGCAAATAAAGCTGGTCATACAGGATCATTAGATCCTCTTGCCTCAGGCATTTTACCTATTTGTTTAGGTAAAGCAACTAAAATTGCTGAGTATTTGATTCAATCTGATAAATCTTATTCAGTAATATTGAAATTAGGACAAAAAACATCAACATTAGATTCTGAAGGATATATCATAAAAGAACGTACTGTTACATATAATTTATTAAAAAACATAAATATGATTTTACAAAAATTTATTGGAGAGGTGTATCAAATTCCTCCAATATATTCTGCAGTTAAATACCAAGGTATACCATTATATAAATATGCAAGAAATAATATTACCCCTCCCCAAAAAATAAGAAAAATATTTATAAAAGAAATTATTTTAGTTAATCAATATAAAAATTATGTAACATTAAAAATATCTTGTTCAAAAGGCACTTATATTCGTTCTTTGATTGATGATATTGGAGATATGTTAGGTTGTTGTGCTCATGTGGTATTCTTAAGAAGAATTAGTTTTTCAAAATATACATTAAATCACACAGTTACATTAAGAAAATTAGAAATAATTTCACAACAAAATCGAGATAATACAGTAAAGAAATATAAATTTTTAGATAGTTTGCTGCTTTCTATTGATCATCCCTTGTCTTATTTAACAGAATATGTAATTAATATAAGTCAATCGATTATCTTTAAAAATGGTATCAAAATAAAGACAATAAATGTAAAACATATAGGGATAGTAAAGGTTATCAACAATACTACTAAATCATTTATCGGGATTGGTAATATTAAAGAAGATGGTTATCTTTATCCTAAAAAAATTATTTATTAA
- the rbfA gene encoding 30S ribosome-binding factor RbfA, whose translation MKNINYTQKNIKNFRSHRISSLLKKELSCIVQRYIRDPRIDYMITVSEVNVSKDLSHAKIFITLFNNTNVQYNNQFDKKMNQILRILNCASGYIRCLIAKKINIRISPNLKFYFDNSLKYGETISNIINKNKINNQYQNL comes from the coding sequence TTGAAAAATATAAATTATACACAAAAAAATATAAAAAATTTTCGATCTCATCGTATATCATCTCTATTAAAAAAAGAATTATCGTGTATTGTACAAAGGTATATAAGAGATCCTCGTATTGATTATATGATTACTGTATCTGAAGTAAATGTTTCAAAAGACTTATCTCATGCTAAAATATTTATTACATTATTTAATAATACGAATGTTCAATACAATAATCAATTTGATAAAAAAATGAATCAAATATTAAGAATATTAAACTGTGCATCAGGGTATATACGGTGTTTAATTGCTAAAAAAATTAATATTCGAATTTCTCCCAATTTAAAATTTTATTTTGATAACTCTCTTAAATATGGAGAAACAATATCCAATATTATTAATAAAAATAAAATAAATAATCAATATCAAAATTTATAA